Genomic segment of Umezawaea sp. Da 62-37:
AGCACCTCCAACGGCCCACCCCGACCGCCCACCGCCTTCGCCAGCGCGTCGGCCAGCCGCGTCGAGTCCAGGGTGTCCATCCGATCAGCCCACGACACGACCGACCGGGCCTTGTTCCGCTGCACGTTGCCGACCATGTGCCAGCACGCGGAGGCCCCCGGCCGCAGCTCGGCGAACTCCGCCACCTTGGCCGACGCCTCCTGGTCCCGGTTCTCCGCGAACGCCACCAGCCCCAGGTCGCTCAGCAGTGCCACGTCCGACGCGGGGAAGGTCTTCGTGACCGCCAGCAGCTCCACGTCCTCAGGCGACCTCCCCACGGCCCCGCACGCCACCGCGATGCGTTCGCGCACCTCACGCAGGTTCTCGCTCAGCTCGTCACGACGGGTCAACCCAGATCACCCCTCCCAACCGACCGGTGCCGGGCTCACGGCGGTGGCTGAACAACGTCCGCTCTTCGAAGGTGCACCGCGGATCCATCCCCAACTTCCCCACTCCCAGCCCCGCGAGCTGCGCCCACAACCCCGCCCGCAGGTCCAGCGCGGGCTTCGCCGCACGCGACTTGGAAGCACTACCCGGCAGGTGCTTCTCCACGTCGGCCATCATCGCCGCCGGCACCTCGTAGCACTTCCCGCACACCGCAGGCCCGAGCAACACCTCGATCCGCTCAACCCGCGCCCCCAACCCCACCATCGCCTTGACGGCCGCGGGCACCACCCCGACCCGCGCCCCGACCCGCCCAGCGTGCACAGC
This window contains:
- the pgeF gene encoding peptidoglycan editing factor PgeF; this encodes MRIRRVLTTREGGVSVPPYESFNLGDHVGDDPAAVEANRKRLASGIGLDAERLVWMEQVHGRTVTVVDGPLGEAAEATDALVTAEVGLALVVLTADCVPVLLGDPVAGVIGAVHAGRVGARVGVVPAAVKAMVGLGARVERIEVLLGPAVCGKCYEVPAAMMADVEKHLPGSASKSRAAKPALDLRAGLWAQLAGLGVGKLGMDPRCTFEERTLFSHRREPGTGRLGGVIWVDPS
- a CDS encoding YggS family pyridoxal phosphate-dependent enzyme; the encoded protein is MTRRDELSENLREVRERIAVACGAVGRSPEDVELLAVTKTFPASDVALLSDLGLVAFAENRDQEASAKVAEFAELRPGASACWHMVGNVQRNKARSVVSWADRMDTLDSTRLADALAKAVGGRGGPLEVLIQVSVDGDPARGGCPVDDVAALAEHVARSGELDLRGVMAVAPLEMNPLEAFSVLQAVVSRLRRDHPAATVVSAGMSGDLEDAIARGSTCVRVGTALLGGRTLASP